A genomic window from Populus nigra chromosome 7, ddPopNigr1.1, whole genome shotgun sequence includes:
- the LOC133698379 gene encoding F-box/LRR-repeat protein At1g67190-like, with product MEHLPVEVIGNILSRLGGARDVVIASATCRKWREACRKHLHTLSFNSNDWHVYHDLTTCQLEILITQTIFQTTGLQGLSILMDDVDDFSASTVIAWLMYTRETLHRLIYNVRTTPNVNILEICGRQKLETLELSHNSITGVEPNFQRFPCLKSLSLSYVSISALDLNLLLTACPKIETFGLVNPEIAISDAQVTVELSSPTLKSVYVEAISLDKFILEADSIESLHLKDCALELFELIGKGTLKQFKIDDVSVIQLYIGDTVDNLEIIDVSNFTIIWPKFYQMISKSSKLRKLRLWDVVFDDEDEIVDLENIAVCFPHLSHLALSYDLRDGVVNYGLQGSSHLEYVIILELGWTVINDLFSLWVEGLLKLCPNLKKLVIRGVVSEAKSHEECQMLANFTSSIVQLMRTYMHVDVQFDYE from the coding sequence ATGGAACATCTTCCGGTTGAAGTTATTGGGAACATTTTGTCACGGCTAGGAGGCGCTCGGGATGTGGTGATAGCTTCTGCAACATGTCGGAAGTGGCGAGAAGCTTGTCGTAAACACCTTCACACCCTTTCATTCAACTCCAATGATTGGCATGTTTATCATGATCTCACGACTTGTCAGCTAGAGATACTGATAACTCAAACAATATTCCAAACCACTGGATTACAAGGCTTGTCAATTTTGATGGATGATGTTGATGATTTTTCTGCATCAACAGTTATTGCTTGGCTCATGTACACCAGGGAAACCTTGCATCGATTGATTTATAATGTTCGGACTACTCCGAATGTTAATATTCTTGAGATTTGCGGCAGGCAGAAGCTGGAAACTTTGGAATTGTCCCATAACTCGATAACAGGGGTTGAACCCAATTTTCAGAGATTCCCCTGTTTAAAATCCCTTTCTTTGAGTTATGTCAGTATCTCAGCATTGGATCTCAATCTTTTACTCACTGCTTGCCCAAAGATTGAGACCTTTGGGCTTGTTAATCCAGAGATTGCAATCTCTGATGCACAGGTGACTGTTGAACTGAGCAGCCCAACATTAAAGAGTGTTTATGTCGAAGCAATTAGTTTGGACAAGTTTATATTGGAAGCAGATAGCATCGAAAGCTTGCACTTGAAGGATTGTGCTCTTGAGCTATTTGAACTCATTGGAAAGGGTACCTTGAAGCAATTCAAAATTGATGACGTGAGTGTTATTCAACTTTATATTGGCGACACTGTTGATAATCTTGAGATCATAGATGTCAGCAACTTCACTATTATTTGGCCAAAGTTCTaccaaatgatctcaaaatcATCAAAGTTAAGGAAACTTCGTCTTTGGGATGTGGTCTTTGACGATGAGGATGAGATTGTGGATTTAGAAAATATTGCTGTTTGTTTCCCGCATCTCAGCCACCTTGCATTAAGTTATGACTTGAGAGATGGAGTGGTCAACTATGGCCTACAAGGTTCTTCCCACTTGGAATATGTCATTATCTTGGAGCTCGGGTGGACTGTAATTAATGATCTCTTCTCTCTTTGGGTGGAGGGACTGCTAAAACTTTGTCCAAATCTCAAGAAGTTGGTGATTCGTGGTGTTGTTTCAGAGGCCAAAAGTCACGAAGAATGCCAAATGTTGGCCAATTTTACCTCATCCATAGTTCAGCTCATGAGAACATACATGCATGTAGATGTGCAGTTCGATTATGAATAG
- the LOC133699724 gene encoding transmembrane 9 superfamily member 5-like: MSSLLVLFFILAFSFGFSASSPSNHRYNAGDHVPLFVNKVGPLHNPSATYWYYDLPFCHPDNIILKQETLGEVLNGDRLSSGLYELKFREDKTGVTLCEKRLKGYEVARFRDAVIDDFYFQMYYDDLPLWGFVGKIEEQSWVLGEKKFNYYLFKHVQFDVIYNDNQVIEISAFSDPDHAVDITDDVDMDVKFTYSVFWKATSSKFETRMDKYARASLLPVRRQIRWFSFFISIANIVLFTGLLMVFLKRLLKKDLGKFASGDEEEDREVGWKYIHGDVFRYPNNMSLFCAVLGVGTQLLTVVFFLFVLAFVGMLCPYNRGALFTYFVLLYALSSVVGGYTTASFHNQFCETGWERSVLLSGILYPGPSFVILSVLNTISVSYGATASLPFGTILVILLIYILLAIPLSAFGGLIGHRFRSEFQAPSATKSHPREIPPSSWYRRTPCQMFIGGLLPFSAVAIELHHLYASLWGYKICTLPSILFVTFIILIMLTAILSIGMTYIQLSMEDHEWWWRSLLCGGSVAIFMFSYGVYFFSRSSMSGFMQLSFFFGYNACMCYAFFLIIGTISFRASFAFVCHIYQSVKSE, from the exons ATGAGCTCCCTTTTAGTCCTCTTTTTTATTCTAGccttctcttttggattctctGCCTCTTCACCATCCAATCACCGCTACAATGCTGGAGATCATGTCCCTTTGTTTGTTAACAAAGTGGGTCCATTGCACAATCCCAG TGCGACTTACTGGTACTATGACTTGCCATTTTGCCATCCAG ATAATATAATCCTAAAACAGGAAACACTCGGGGAGGTGCTGAATGGTGATCGTTTGAGTAGTGGTTTGTATGAGTTGAAATTCAGGGAGGACAAAACTGGGGTGACCCTTTGTGAAAAGAGGCTTAAAGGATATGAAGTTGCTAGGTTTAGGGATGCtgtcattgatgatttttactTCCAAATGTACTACGATGATCTTCCATTGTGGGGTTTTGTTGGGAAAATTGAAGAGCAAAGTTGGGTCCTTGGAGAGAAGAAGTTCAACTATTATCTGTTCAAACATGTGCAGTTTGATGTTATTTATAATGACAACCAAGTCATAGAAATAAGTGCTTTTAGTGACCCTGACCATGCTGTTGATATAACTGATGATGTTGATATGGATGTGAAGTTCACTTATTCAGTTTTTTGGAAAGCAACATCATCCAAGTTTGAAACCAGGATGGACAAGTACGCAAGGGCTTCGTTGCTTCCTGTACGAAGGCAGATTCGCTGGTTCTCATTCTTTATCTCTATTGCCAACATTGTGCTTTTTACAGGATTGCTTATGGTGTTTCTTAAGCGACTTCTTAAGAAGGATCTGGGAAA ATTTGCCagtggagatgaagaagaagacaggGAAGTCGGTTGGAAATACATACATGGTGATGTTTTCAGATACCCTAATAACATGTCCTTGTTCTGTGCTGTCTTGGGGGTAGGAACTCAACTGCTGACAGT ggttttctttttatttgttttggcaTTTGTTGGCATGCTCTGCCCCTACAACCGTGGAGCACTGTTCACTTATTTTGTCCTGCTTTATGCACTTTCATCTGTGGTTGGGGGCTATACCACTGCTTCTTTCCATAATCAGTTTTGTGAAACTGGATGG GAAAGGAGTGTACTTCTTAGTGGGATTCTCTACCCAGGTCCATCATTTGTGATACTGTCCGTTCTCAATACAATTTCTGTATCTTATGGGGCCACGGCATCGCTTCCTTTTGGCACCATTTTAGTGATTCTTCTCATATACATTTTGTTAGCCATTCCTTTATCTGCCTTTGGAGGGTTGATTGGGCATCGTTTTAGGTCTGAATTTCAAGCACCTTCTGCTACAAAAAGTCATCCAAGGGAAATTCCACCATCATCATGGTATAGAAGAACACCTTGTCAAATGTTTATTGGGGGACTCTTGCCTTTTAGTGCAGTTGCCATTGAGTTACATCACTTGTATGCAAGCTTGTGGGGCTACAAAATATGCACCCTTCCTAGCATTTTGTTTGTCACATTCATCATACTTATCATGCTGACTGCAATCTTGAGTATTGGGATGACATACATTCAGCTTTCTATGGAAGACCATGAATGGTGGTGGAG ATCTCTGTTGTGTGGGGGTTCAGTGGCCATTTTTATGTTTAGCTATGGCGTCTACTTCTTTTCCAGGTCAAGCATGAGTGGTTTTATGCAGCTATCCTTCTTCTTTGGCTATAATGCTTGCATGTGCTATGCATTTTTCTTGATAATCGGTACAATCAGTTTCCGCGCTTCCTTCGCCTTTGTTTGCCACATTTACCAATCTGTTAAGAGTGAATGA
- the LOC133699497 gene encoding cell division protein FtsZ homolog 2-1, chloroplastic-like isoform X1 produces the protein MASCVSPPFTPSRTQISVGRRISTENRFGRIVTAQRFDKKKGSWGACGRNVVSISQIRCSVNSHNISPNHKDSFLDLHPEVSMLRSDANDTYSSLRKETSGRNVTESSGDTSFMSNYNEAKIKVVGVGGGGSNAVNRMIESSLTGVEFWIVNTDIQAMKMSPVLPENRLQVGKELTRGLGAGGNPDIGMNAANESKAAIEEALYGADMVFITAGMGGGTGTGGAPVIAGVAKSMGILTVGIVTSPFSFEGRRRAVQAQEGIAALRNNVDTLIVIPNDKLLTAVSQSTPVTEAFNLADDILRQGVRGISDIIMVPGLVNVDFADVRAIMKDAGSSLLGIGTATAGKTRARDAALNAIQSPLLDIGIERATGIVWNITGGTDLTLFEVNAAAEVIYDLVDPTANLIFGAVIDPALSGQVSITLIATGFNRRDEGEGQGTQRAHGDVSLGTNRRPPYADGGSVEIPEFLRKKGRSLFPRM, from the exons ATGGCGTCTTGTGTATCTCCGCCTTTCACGCCATCTCGTACTCAAATTTCAGTAGGACGAAGGATTTCAACAGAAAACCGATTTGGTAGAATAGTTACGGCCCAAAGGTTTGACAAGAAGAAAGGTTCATGGGGCGCATGTGGAAGAAATGTCGTCAGTATCTCGCAAATTAGGTGTTCGGTTAACTCTCACAATATCAGTCCAAATCACAAAGACTCTTTCCTGGATTTACACCCCGAGGTTTCAATGCTCAGAAGTGATGCAAATGACACATATTCTAGTCTGAGAAAGGAGACGTCTGGAAGAAATGTCACCGAGAGCTCAGGGGATACCTCTTTTATGAGCAACTACAATGAAGCCAAGATCAAGGTTGTTGGTGTTGGAGGTGGTGGGTCTAATGCTGTTAATAGAATGATCGAGAGTTCTCTGACGGGGGTGGAGTTTTGGATAGTGAACACAGATATTCAGGCAATGAAGATGTCACCAGTGCTCCCAGAGAATCGATTGCAAGTTGGCAAAGAGCTGACTAGAGGTCTGGGTGCTGGTGGAAACCCGGATATAGGCATGAATGCTGCAAATGAAAGCAAAGCGGCGATAGAGGAGGCACTTTATGGTGCAGACATGGTCTTCATAACA GCTGGAATGGGTGGAGGAACTGGCACTGGTGGGGCTCCAGTTATTGCTGGCGTTGCAAAGTCTATGGGAATACTGACTGTTGGTATTGTTACATCACCGTTTTCTTTTGAGGGCCGAAGACGCGCTGTTCAAGCTCAGGAAGGAATCGCGGCTCTGAGAAACAATGTCGACACATTAATTGTTATTCCTAATGACAAGTTGCTGACTGCAGTTTCTCAATCAACCCCAGTGACAGAGGCATTTAACTTGGCTGATGACATACTTCGGCAAGGTGTTCGTGGTATCTCTGACATCATCATG GTGCCAGGTCTGGTTAATGTTGATTTTGCTGATGTTCGAGCTATCATGAAAGATGCAGGTTCTTCTCTTTTGGGAATAGGAACTGCAACTG CAGGGAAGACCAGGGCTAGAGACGCTGCATTGAATGCCATCCAATCACCTTTGTTAGATATTGGCATTGAAAGAGCTACTGGGATTGTGTGGAATATAACTGGTGGAACTGATTTAACATTGTTTGAG GTGAATGCTGCAGCGGAGGTTATATATGACCTAGTGGATCCAACTGCAAACCTGATATTTGGAGCAGTGATTGATCCAGCACTAAGTGGTCAA GTTAGCATAACCCTGATCGCCACTGGATTTAATCGCCGGGATGAAGGTGAAGGACAG GGGACGCAGCGTGCTCATGGTGATGTTTCTCTTGGAACAAATAGACGTCCACCATACGCCGATGGTGGCTCTGTGGAGATTCCTGAGTTCTTGAGGAAGAAGGGCCGTTCTCTCTTCCCACGAATGTGA
- the LOC133699497 gene encoding cell division protein FtsZ homolog 2-1, chloroplastic-like isoform X2 yields MASCVSPPFTPSRTQISVGRRISTENRFGRIVTAQRFDKKKGSWGACGRNVVSISQIRCSVNSHNISPNHKDSFLDLHPEVSMLRSDANDTYSSLRKETSGRNVTESSGDTSFMSNYNEAKIKVVGVGGGGSNAVNRMIESSLTGVEFWIVNTDIQAMKMSPVLPENRLQVGKELTRGLGAGGNPDIGMNAANESKAAIEEALYGADMVFITAGMGGGTGTGGAPVIAGVAKSMGILTVGIVTSPFSFEGRRRAVQAQEGIAALRNNVDTLIVIPNDKLLTAVSQSTPVTEAFNLADDILRQGVRGISDIIMVPGLVNVDFADVRAIMKDAGSSLLGIGTATGKTRARDAALNAIQSPLLDIGIERATGIVWNITGGTDLTLFEVNAAAEVIYDLVDPTANLIFGAVIDPALSGQVSITLIATGFNRRDEGEGQGTQRAHGDVSLGTNRRPPYADGGSVEIPEFLRKKGRSLFPRM; encoded by the exons ATGGCGTCTTGTGTATCTCCGCCTTTCACGCCATCTCGTACTCAAATTTCAGTAGGACGAAGGATTTCAACAGAAAACCGATTTGGTAGAATAGTTACGGCCCAAAGGTTTGACAAGAAGAAAGGTTCATGGGGCGCATGTGGAAGAAATGTCGTCAGTATCTCGCAAATTAGGTGTTCGGTTAACTCTCACAATATCAGTCCAAATCACAAAGACTCTTTCCTGGATTTACACCCCGAGGTTTCAATGCTCAGAAGTGATGCAAATGACACATATTCTAGTCTGAGAAAGGAGACGTCTGGAAGAAATGTCACCGAGAGCTCAGGGGATACCTCTTTTATGAGCAACTACAATGAAGCCAAGATCAAGGTTGTTGGTGTTGGAGGTGGTGGGTCTAATGCTGTTAATAGAATGATCGAGAGTTCTCTGACGGGGGTGGAGTTTTGGATAGTGAACACAGATATTCAGGCAATGAAGATGTCACCAGTGCTCCCAGAGAATCGATTGCAAGTTGGCAAAGAGCTGACTAGAGGTCTGGGTGCTGGTGGAAACCCGGATATAGGCATGAATGCTGCAAATGAAAGCAAAGCGGCGATAGAGGAGGCACTTTATGGTGCAGACATGGTCTTCATAACA GCTGGAATGGGTGGAGGAACTGGCACTGGTGGGGCTCCAGTTATTGCTGGCGTTGCAAAGTCTATGGGAATACTGACTGTTGGTATTGTTACATCACCGTTTTCTTTTGAGGGCCGAAGACGCGCTGTTCAAGCTCAGGAAGGAATCGCGGCTCTGAGAAACAATGTCGACACATTAATTGTTATTCCTAATGACAAGTTGCTGACTGCAGTTTCTCAATCAACCCCAGTGACAGAGGCATTTAACTTGGCTGATGACATACTTCGGCAAGGTGTTCGTGGTATCTCTGACATCATCATG GTGCCAGGTCTGGTTAATGTTGATTTTGCTGATGTTCGAGCTATCATGAAAGATGCAGGTTCTTCTCTTTTGGGAATAGGAACTGCAACTG GGAAGACCAGGGCTAGAGACGCTGCATTGAATGCCATCCAATCACCTTTGTTAGATATTGGCATTGAAAGAGCTACTGGGATTGTGTGGAATATAACTGGTGGAACTGATTTAACATTGTTTGAG GTGAATGCTGCAGCGGAGGTTATATATGACCTAGTGGATCCAACTGCAAACCTGATATTTGGAGCAGTGATTGATCCAGCACTAAGTGGTCAA GTTAGCATAACCCTGATCGCCACTGGATTTAATCGCCGGGATGAAGGTGAAGGACAG GGGACGCAGCGTGCTCATGGTGATGTTTCTCTTGGAACAAATAGACGTCCACCATACGCCGATGGTGGCTCTGTGGAGATTCCTGAGTTCTTGAGGAAGAAGGGCCGTTCTCTCTTCCCACGAATGTGA